A region of the Muricauda sp. MAR_2010_75 genome:
TGTTAAACCCTAAATTGGGAACGAATTTGACCATTCCCAGGTCGACTTTAAGCCCCCAGAAAGATTTGTTCAATTAATTGATGGATTGAAAAATCCCAAGGTCAAAAATTGTCGTCTAAACACTTCTAAAGAGTAGAAAATCTCAAATTGATAAATAACCGAAAACAAAGCGGTAATTAACTTCAACTTAACACCATTCAACTAACTTTGCATCTGAATTAGTAAAGTTTCAATTATGCGATTTCATACAAGAAAATGGGTAAAGCCGGGAGATTTGAACGCCAATGGAACGCTGTTCGGAGGCAAGGTCCTTGCTTGGATAGACGAAGAAGCAGCACTATACAGCATCATACAACTGGAGAATAAGAAAGTGGTCACCAAATATATGTCCGAAATCAATTTTATGAGCACCGCCAGCGAAGGTGATGTCATCGAAATTGGAATTGACGTCATTAAATTCGGGACTACTTCAATTTCCCTGAACTGTGAGGTGCGGAACAAGATGACCCACGAGAGCATTGTCACCGTGGACAACATCATCATGGTAAACTTGGACGATAAGGGCAATCCCAAACCCCATGGGAAAACCAAAATAGAGTTCGTTAAGGACCGATTGGCCAAAAAGGAAAAGGAGGAAGAGGCAAAATCCTAGTTGATAGCGTTGGCATACGCCTGAACCTCATCCAAAACCCGTAACAGGTTTCCACCCCACAATTTTGCGATTTCTTCTTCGGTATAGCCTCGTTTTACCAGTTCCAAGGTCACGTTGAAGGTTTCCGAGGCGTCGGACCAACCTTCAATACCGCCACCTCCATCAAAATCGGAGCTGATGCCTACATGGTCTATGCCAATGAGTTTCACCATGTAGTCGATGTGGTCCACTAAATCGGATACATTTACGGCTGGGGGTGCGTCCGATTTCGTAGCTGCGATTTCATCACCCAACTGGGTCACTTTAGGGTAATTTTCCATGAACTCGTCTTGTTGTTCTTTGGTCAATGATCCAAATTGGGAGCGTTCGTACCAATTCAGACCTAGTGAATCTGCAGCTTCTTCATAAATGCCTTTCATGTAAGCAGAACGGGCCTCATCTTTTTCGGTGTTCAAGTACGAACTGAAGGCCACGGTCTGTACCACACCACCATTCTCTTTCAACAACAGCAGTTGCTCATCATCCAAATTTCTGCTATGGTCGCAAAGAGCTCGGGCTGAGGAATGCGAAGCAATAATGGGAACTTTGGAAAGTTCAACCATCTGCAGCATGGCTTCTTTGGAAGGGTGAGAAATATCGATCATGATACCTACCCGGTTCATTTCGGCAATGGCTTGTTTTCCCAATTCACTTAAACCATTGTGCAGCCAAATACTGTCCTTTTCGCCCGTATTGGAATCCGAAAACTGACTGTGACCATTATGGGCCAACGACATATAACGCGCTCCACGCCTTTGGTATTCTTCAATTTTAGATAGATCCTCACCAATAGGGTAGGCGTTTTCCACCCCGATCATGGCCACTTTTTTCCCAGATGCCGCTATACGACGTACATCTTCCGAAGTCAATGCCAATTCAATCTCATCTGGCGCAATCTCCTCGCAGAGCTTATGGATGGCCTCAAACTTGGATATGGCATTTTCGGATGCAGCGGCATACCCTTCTACGCTTAATGTATCCTGACCGGTGTAAACGATAAACCATGCCACGTCCAATCCTCCTTCTTTCATTTTGGGCAGATTCACCTGTGTATTGAGGTTTTGGGTGTAGTTGATGCTATCCGTAAAGTTGTTCACATTAATGTCATCATGTGTGTCTATGGTGATGACTGTATCATGGATACGTTGGGCTTTTTCTTCCAAAGTTTCTGCTTTATTCGGTTGTTTTTCTGCACAGCCTACAAATACGGAGATGCAGCACAAAAGGTAGAAATATTTCATGGTCGGTTTTTTACACCTACAAATAAAGCAATTTGACAACAAAATCCACAGCCTACAAAACAATAAATTGGTATCCCTTGGGCTATTCCTGATTTTTAGTAGAGAATAACCAATGGAAGAAAGAAATTGAAAACACGGGAACTACTCACGTATTTGGAAAAGTTGGAAATAGGACTCAGCAGTTTTTCCTATGAGGAATTGGGCACTGTTGAAGCCGGAGAACTAAAAAAATCCTTTGAAGTGTTTAAGCACGGATTGGAAAACAAGGTTTTTGGGGTTTCTGAAATGAAGCAATTGGAAGTTATCTATGAGCGGATTGGCATTCAAAGTTCAGAAAGAAAGCCCTTTGAAGTAAAAGACCATAATTTACTCACCCTGATAGATTCCTTGGAAAAGACACGTTTGTCCAAAGATCAGAAAGAAATTGTATCCGCCTTGCGCGAAATAGCCCAAAGTTTGGATAAGAAAACCAAAAAGAAGCCTGCCAAAGGCAAGTCATTTGAAAGAAATCTGGAATCCAGCTTCTCCTCCAACAACATCAATCTAAAACCTGTGTTGGAAGACTGCATGGGGCAGATGGAACTTCTGGAGGAATTGGTGAAGCTTTTTAAACAAAATGTATTGGAATTTGTAGGCAGTGCCAAGGTACACCTTCAAAACGAAAATTTTAAAGAACTGGATTTATCCTGTCAAAAAGTGCAATCCTGCCTGCGAATGCTAAAGACCGAAGGTCTTTTGGAGATAACACAGGAGATGATCACATTATGTCGTACAGACAATGATCAGAAACACCACTTGTTTTTATATGATCAATTCGTGGAGGAATTCCCAAGAGTACAGGAACAGGTGGATTTTGAAATGGAAATGTTACGAGCTATGTAATAAAATTAGCTGCCATGGTAGACAACGAACTCCCAAAATATCTGCAAAGTATTTTTTACCCATTATTTCAGCACACCACTGATTTGAAATGCAAGCTCATGTTGTTGGATGAAATGTTGGAGGTTGGCGACAAAAAAGAGATTCCTTTTTTAGAAGAGTTGGAAAACTGTGATGAAGTCAAGATCAGCGACAAGGCTTTTGAGATCAAATCAGCACTACAGGAAAAATTGGGGGTGCTTGCTTCAGAAAGGGAGCGAAGGAGATTGCCCATGAGCCTGTGTTTCATCTACGATGAATTCAATATAAGACCTCACAAGGTAGATTCTGACCTAGATTTTGAAGTGGCCTTGGATATCATGGAAATGGAAGAATGAGTTGCCCTAGTTTTTACAACCAAAAAATAGGATTTCACCACAATTTATTGTTTCACCATAATCTTTACAATAGATTCACGTTATAACAAAGACCCAAACATTTAAACGTAAGATTACCATGTTATACGATACCTACGGAGAAGAATACTTGGCCTTTCTGCAAGAACTCAATGAGATTTTGAGCATAAACCAATTGGCCGAACTGGATTATTTATAGATAACACCCCAAACGCTTTACCATGAAAAATCATAATCAAGAAAATTCCGCTTACTTGAATTTCATTCAAAATTTGAACGAAATGCTGACTGATTTTGATATTACTCAGTTGAGCAGACCTTGATAGTTTAAGTGAATATCATGAAAAAGGGGATGTCAAAAACATCCCCTTTTTTATTTTCTCTTTCTTCGAATTTATCCCAAATAGGATTTTAAAATCTTACTTTTTGAGGTATGCCGTAGTTTACGGATGGCCTTTTCGCGTATTTGACGCACACGCTCCCGGGTCAAATCAAAGGTGCTGCCTATTTCTTCCAGGGTCATGGAAGGTTGGTCCCCAATGCCGTAGTACAGTCGGACTACGTCCGCCTCTCGGGGGGAGAGCGTATCCAATGCACGATTGATTTCCGTATTCAAGGATTGGTGCATTAATCCTTTGTCCGGTTTTGGCGAATCCCCTGCGTTGAGCACATCATACAGATTTGAGGTTTCGCCTTCCTTCAACGGTGCGTCCATGGAAACGTGTCGACCAGTATTCTTTAGGGATTGTTTTACCTCAGAAACGGTCATATCCAATTCTTTAGCAATTTCTTCTGCGGAAGGTGGACGTTCATGGGCCTGCTCCAAATAGGAAAATGTCTTTTTTATTTTATTAATGGAACCTATTTTGTTCAAAGGGAGTCTTACCACACGGGATTGTTCCGCCAATGCCTGAAGAATGGATTGGCGAATCCACCACACGGCATAGGATATGAATTTAAACCCTCTTGTCTCATCAAATCGTTTGGCGGCCTTAACAAGGCCTACATTGCCCTCATTGATCAAATCTGGGAGTTTCAGCCCTTGGTTTTGATATTGTTTTGCAACGGAAACCACGAATCGTAAGTTGGCATTGGTCAATTTTTCCAGT
Encoded here:
- a CDS encoding acyl-CoA thioesterase; the protein is MRFHTRKWVKPGDLNANGTLFGGKVLAWIDEEAALYSIIQLENKKVVTKYMSEINFMSTASEGDVIEIGIDVIKFGTTSISLNCEVRNKMTHESIVTVDNIIMVNLDDKGNPKPHGKTKIEFVKDRLAKKEKEEEAKS
- a CDS encoding dipeptidase → MKYFYLLCCISVFVGCAEKQPNKAETLEEKAQRIHDTVITIDTHDDINVNNFTDSINYTQNLNTQVNLPKMKEGGLDVAWFIVYTGQDTLSVEGYAAASENAISKFEAIHKLCEEIAPDEIELALTSEDVRRIAASGKKVAMIGVENAYPIGEDLSKIEEYQRRGARYMSLAHNGHSQFSDSNTGEKDSIWLHNGLSELGKQAIAEMNRVGIMIDISHPSKEAMLQMVELSKVPIIASHSSARALCDHSRNLDDEQLLLLKENGGVVQTVAFSSYLNTEKDEARSAYMKGIYEEAADSLGLNWYERSQFGSLTKEQQDEFMENYPKVTQLGDEIAATKSDAPPAVNVSDLVDHIDYMVKLIGIDHVGISSDFDGGGGIEGWSDASETFNVTLELVKRGYTEEEIAKLWGGNLLRVLDEVQAYANAIN
- a CDS encoding RNA polymerase sigma factor RpoD/SigA, which encodes MRQLKIIKQVTNRESKSLDKYLQDISKIDLITAQEEVELAQRIRAGDQLALEKLTNANLRFVVSVAKQYQNQGLKLPDLINEGNVGLVKAAKRFDETRGFKFISYAVWWIRQSILQALAEQSRVVRLPLNKIGSINKIKKTFSYLEQAHERPPSAEEIAKELDMTVSEVKQSLKNTGRHVSMDAPLKEGETSNLYDVLNAGDSPKPDKGLMHQSLNTEINRALDTLSPREADVVRLYYGIGDQPSMTLEEIGSTFDLTRERVRQIREKAIRKLRHTSKSKILKSYLG